The following proteins are encoded in a genomic region of Myxococcota bacterium:
- the rplF gene encoding 50S ribosomal protein L6, translating to MSRIGNKAIAVPKGVELSVADGSLSVKGPKGTLTRPLPPKIDVRIDDGTVTFARPAHDTKTRALHGLARALVNNMVTGVTEGFKRELEIQGVGYRANASGQTLNLLLGFSHPVEMPVPEGLSVSVEANTTIRIEGIDKQQVGQFAADIRSLRPPEPYKGKGVRYAGERVRRKVGKTGAGK from the coding sequence ATGTCGCGCATCGGCAACAAGGCGATCGCGGTGCCGAAGGGCGTCGAGCTCTCGGTGGCCGACGGCTCGCTCTCGGTGAAGGGGCCGAAGGGGACGCTGACGCGTCCGCTGCCGCCGAAGATCGACGTCCGCATCGACGACGGCACCGTCACGTTCGCACGGCCCGCCCACGACACGAAGACGCGCGCCCTCCACGGGCTCGCGCGCGCGCTCGTGAACAACATGGTCACGGGCGTGACCGAGGGCTTCAAGAGGGAGCTCGAGATCCAGGGCGTCGGCTACCGCGCGAACGCGAGCGGCCAGACGCTCAACCTCCTGCTCGGCTTCTCGCATCCCGTCGAGATGCCGGTGCCGGAGGGGCTCTCCGTGTCGGTCGAGGCGAACACGACGATCCGGATCGAGGGCATCGACAAGCAGCAGGTCGGCCAGTTCGCGGCCGACATCCGCTCGCTCCGGCCGCCCGAGCCCTACAAGGGCAAGGGCGTCC